Proteins from a single region of Deltaproteobacteria bacterium:
- a CDS encoding ABC transporter permease: MTLWLGLFLVGPLVMVALYSLLQRGPYGEIVWHFNLANYQRALDPLYLRVYAKSLVLAGSTTGICAVLGLPLAYTIATSSKRWQPTLLGLLMLPFLTNFVVRVYAIRLILAAEGPINLLLLGSGLTTEPWLMTDSAFAVALGMVTNYLPFMVLPIYVVFEKFDFTIIDAAKDLGARGWPIFRRIILPLARPGLISGVSLVFVPVLGEYTIPDLLGGAKTLMLGGLITEQFLRVRDWPFGAALAMILVLSMVSVMGLMRLVGDPATRRQRGFIPG, encoded by the coding sequence ATGACTTTGTGGCTCGGTCTTTTTCTCGTTGGTCCCTTGGTGATGGTAGCGCTTTATAGCTTACTGCAACGCGGGCCTTATGGCGAAATCGTGTGGCATTTCAACCTAGCCAACTACCAGCGCGCACTAGATCCCCTGTATCTCCGCGTCTATGCCAAGAGTTTAGTGCTGGCGGGATCGACCACGGGCATCTGTGCAGTTCTTGGTTTACCGCTGGCGTATACCATTGCCACGTCCTCGAAGAGGTGGCAGCCCACCCTGCTAGGCTTACTCATGCTGCCATTTCTTACAAACTTTGTCGTGCGGGTCTATGCCATCAGACTCATACTTGCGGCTGAGGGGCCCATTAATCTACTGCTGCTTGGCTCAGGACTCACCACGGAGCCCTGGCTGATGACCGACTCTGCGTTTGCGGTCGCTCTCGGCATGGTGACAAACTATCTGCCGTTTATGGTGCTTCCCATCTATGTGGTGTTTGAAAAGTTTGACTTTACCATCATCGATGCTGCCAAGGATCTTGGTGCCAGGGGATGGCCCATATTTAGGCGCATTATTTTGCCGTTGGCTCGCCCCGGCCTGATTTCTGGGGTAAGTCTCGTATTTGTACCCGTGCTTGGTGAGTATACGATACCGGATTTGCTCGGTGGCGCTAAGACGCTGATGCTTGGCGGCCTTATCACCGAACAATTTCTGCGCGTGCGCGACTGGCCCTTTGGCGCAGCATTAGCGATGATTTTGGTGCTGTCTATGGTGAGCGTGATGGGGCTCATGCGTTTAGTCGG